Proteins encoded together in one Gemmatimonadota bacterium window:
- a CDS encoding TonB-dependent receptor, translating to MLRCACLCGLAVTLLAFARPTHAQTGKITGLVTDQQTGTPLAGVQVYVEGTGRGALTQENGRYFIINIPPGLYTVTAQLIGFATVRRENVQVAIDVTRAVDFALPSQAVAVQEVVVEAQRVPLIETQATGSGTALVAEQIASLPVTDLAGVLRLQSGFLPVGDENSDIISFNDSHRGISPIRIRGGRYGETLTQIDGIPVNNVLFGGPSFDLTNFAIQQLDLVKGGFEAQYGNALSGIINIATKEGTEELHGALGYQTSGFAGALGSAPDDVRNFDQYEGYVSGPVPGTGAKLRYLLSGRQSTGADRVLEFDDKIFTPTERTPDELGRTPYFTDLIPGWQSVGFSTKRDLYGKLTYYLTPAAKLNVGGVYYEAQRKPFNRAFSVVDQDFLAVCSQRYPDQVDWCNRIFRQGVDPTRMEDLLEGSFLRVLPYTVYNAVDRRRSMLWGRWDHTLGNTAYTVTAGRLDQDRLSCNWLAGVCLGDDIRNYTTVGAGFIVPRQTRRAPRAPHVPPATGTENFFGSDTMETTVLRADLQSQVTDHHNLRAGVFYQRHDFALHEARNGGRPFDDDEILTYDYTAKPWDFAMYLQDRIEYDFLTVNLGFRLDHFDVPGFYFTDPLDPTNGTTAFEVCEGLAASLGQTTPFEWKAPGGQTFRGISACSLAVDELGNDFLMDSARAVAFRDDFQEAPGRTEISPRIGLSFPVTESVRMFANYGRFSQNPLYHNLLQRTGIGRVASDTVISPVRVTVRRGGTTIQTDTILPGDGVEGTPLGPDLRPLCQGLGTCRNLALYPLVGNPGLESERTTSYEIGLLAELFENYGLSVVAFSKDQTGLTGSRRGGVLPDGAPINDPGETYGSTSPAYYVLLNTDYQTVRGIELGLKRGLANHWGFDMSYSFAQAWTNAAPPDLEVQKLYEGDPPSFREIRSEIDVPHVVTATLRFAGGDAPLALPLGGLLRNAKATLTGRYQSGFAYTPQFVRRVSSNVIGDADRGERNSGTAPAIYWIDLYLEKVLRLANLRYVGFLRVNNLFDFKTCAIVYPTSGRCDAGTVSWERGAVSGFQNGSPGATFFVGGASAFSSFLDRPEMFHDRRGITLGIKVSF from the coding sequence ATGCTGAGATGCGCCTGCCTCTGCGGGCTGGCCGTCACCCTGCTCGCCTTCGCCAGGCCAACACACGCGCAAACGGGCAAGATCACAGGGCTGGTGACGGACCAGCAGACCGGCACGCCGCTGGCGGGCGTGCAGGTTTATGTCGAGGGCACCGGTCGCGGGGCGTTGACCCAGGAGAACGGCCGCTACTTCATCATCAATATCCCCCCGGGGCTCTACACCGTCACGGCCCAGCTCATCGGCTTCGCCACGGTGCGGCGCGAGAACGTCCAGGTGGCGATCGACGTGACGCGAGCGGTTGACTTCGCGCTGCCCAGCCAGGCCGTGGCCGTGCAGGAGGTCGTGGTCGAGGCGCAGCGCGTGCCGCTCATCGAGACCCAGGCGACGGGGAGCGGCACGGCCCTGGTGGCCGAGCAGATCGCATCTCTCCCCGTGACCGACCTGGCCGGCGTGCTCCGCCTGCAGTCCGGGTTCCTGCCCGTGGGCGATGAGAACAGCGACATCATCTCGTTCAATGACTCGCATCGTGGCATCTCGCCCATCCGCATCCGCGGCGGCCGTTACGGCGAGACGCTGACGCAGATTGATGGCATTCCTGTGAACAACGTGCTCTTCGGCGGGCCGTCCTTTGACCTCACCAACTTCGCCATCCAGCAGCTTGATCTGGTGAAGGGCGGATTCGAGGCGCAGTACGGAAACGCGCTCTCCGGCATTATCAACATCGCCACCAAGGAGGGCACAGAAGAGCTGCACGGCGCGCTGGGCTACCAGACCTCCGGCTTTGCCGGCGCGCTGGGCAGTGCGCCGGACGATGTGCGCAACTTCGACCAGTACGAGGGCTACGTCTCGGGTCCCGTGCCGGGCACGGGCGCCAAGCTCCGCTACCTGCTGTCCGGGCGGCAGAGCACAGGCGCGGACCGCGTGCTCGAGTTCGATGACAAGATCTTCACCCCCACCGAGCGGACACCCGATGAACTGGGGCGCACCCCCTACTTCACCGACCTGATTCCCGGCTGGCAGAGTGTGGGGTTCAGCACCAAACGCGACCTGTATGGCAAGCTCACTTACTATCTCACACCGGCCGCCAAGCTGAACGTGGGCGGGGTCTACTACGAGGCCCAGCGCAAACCCTTCAACCGCGCCTTCTCCGTGGTGGACCAGGACTTCCTCGCGGTGTGCAGCCAACGCTACCCGGACCAGGTGGACTGGTGCAACCGCATTTTCCGACAGGGCGTGGACCCCACCCGTATGGAGGACCTGCTGGAAGGCAGCTTCCTGCGCGTGCTGCCCTACACCGTCTACAACGCCGTGGACCGCCGCCGCTCCATGCTCTGGGGACGCTGGGACCACACCCTCGGAAACACCGCCTACACCGTAACCGCCGGCCGCCTCGATCAGGACCGCCTCTCCTGCAACTGGCTGGCGGGCGTGTGCCTGGGCGATGACATCCGCAACTACACCACCGTGGGCGCCGGCTTCATTGTGCCCCGGCAGACGCGGCGGGCGCCGCGCGCGCCGCACGTGCCGCCGGCTACCGGAACGGAGAACTTCTTCGGCAGCGACACCATGGAGACTACGGTGCTGCGCGCCGACCTGCAGTCGCAGGTCACGGATCACCACAACCTGAGGGCCGGCGTCTTCTACCAGCGGCATGACTTCGCGCTGCACGAGGCGCGGAACGGCGGCCGGCCCTTTGATGACGACGAGATCCTGACCTACGACTACACGGCCAAGCCGTGGGATTTCGCCATGTATCTGCAGGACCGGATCGAGTACGACTTCCTGACTGTGAACCTCGGGTTCCGGCTGGACCACTTCGACGTGCCGGGCTTCTACTTCACCGATCCGCTGGACCCCACCAATGGCACTACGGCTTTCGAGGTGTGCGAGGGGCTGGCGGCCTCGCTCGGGCAGACCACGCCCTTCGAGTGGAAGGCGCCGGGCGGGCAGACTTTCCGCGGGATCAGCGCCTGCTCGCTGGCCGTGGATGAGCTGGGCAACGATTTCCTGATGGACAGTGCGCGCGCCGTGGCGTTCCGCGACGACTTCCAGGAGGCGCCGGGGCGGACCGAGATCTCGCCGCGGATCGGCCTCTCCTTCCCGGTCACGGAAAGCGTGAGGATGTTCGCCAACTACGGCCGCTTCAGCCAGAACCCACTGTACCACAACCTGCTGCAGCGCACGGGCATCGGGCGCGTCGCTTCCGACACCGTAATCAGCCCCGTGCGCGTGACGGTGCGACGTGGCGGCACTACCATCCAGACCGACACCATCCTGCCCGGCGACGGAGTCGAGGGGACGCCGCTCGGGCCTGACCTCCGGCCGCTCTGCCAGGGGCTGGGCACCTGTCGCAACCTGGCGCTCTACCCGCTGGTGGGCAACCCGGGGCTCGAGTCCGAGCGCACCACCAGCTACGAGATCGGGCTGCTGGCCGAGCTGTTCGAAAACTACGGCCTGTCGGTGGTCGCCTTCAGCAAGGATCAGACGGGGCTGACGGGCAGCCGCCGCGGCGGCGTGCTCCCGGACGGTGCGCCCATCAACGACCCGGGCGAGACCTACGGCAGCACATCGCCCGCCTACTACGTGCTGCTCAACACGGATTACCAGACCGTGCGCGGCATCGAGCTGGGGCTCAAGCGCGGGCTCGCCAATCACTGGGGGTTCGATATGAGCTACTCCTTCGCTCAGGCCTGGACCAACGCGGCGCCGCCCGACCTCGAAGTGCAGAAGCTCTATGAGGGCGATCCACCCTCGTTCAGGGAGATCCGCTCCGAGATCGATGTGCCACACGTGGTCACGGCTACGCTGCGCTTCGCCGGCGGCGACGCTCCGCTCGCCCTCCCGCTGGGCGGGCTGCTGCGCAACGCCAAGGCCACGCTGACCGGGCGCTACCAGAGCGGCTTTGCCTATACCCCGCAGTTCGTGCGGCGCGTGTCATCCAACGTGATCGGAGACGCCGACCGGGGCGAGCGCAACTCGGGGACCGCGCCCGCCATCTACTGGATCGATCTGTACCTCGAGAAGGTGCTGCGGCTGGCCAACCTACGTTACGTGGGGTTCCTGCGCGTCAACAACCTCTTTGACTTCAAGACCTGCGCCATCGTTTACCCGACCAGCGGGCGTTGTGACGCGGGCACTGTCTCCTGGGAGCGCGGCGCCGTGAGCGGATTCCAGAACGGCAGCCCCGGCGCCACCTTCTTCGTGGGCGGCGCCTCGGCCTTCTCCAGCTTCCTGGACCGGCCGGAGATGTTCCATGATCGCCGCGGCATCACGCTGGGCATCAAGGTGAGCTTCTGA